DNA from Bacillus marinisedimentorum:
ACGCCAAGGTCATGGGTGATGATGATAATGGATGTTCCTGTTTTTTTCTGCAAATCTTTCATCAAATCCAGAATCTGGGCCTGGATTGTAACATCAAGTGCAGTTGTCGGTTCATCGGCTATAAGCACCTTCGGATTACATGCAAGCGCGATAGCGATGACGACACGCTGTCTCATCCCGCCGGAAAATTGGTGAGGGTATTGTTTCACCCGTGTTTCCGGATTCGGGATACCAACAAGGCGAAGCAGCTGGACAGCACGTTCCTTCGCTTCGGCATTGCCAAGTTTCTGATGCTTCCTCAGCCCTTCCATGATTTGCTTGCCAACAGTCATTGTCGGATTCAGCGATGTCATCGGATCCTGGAAAATCATCGACATTTCAGATCCGCGGACATTTTGCATTTCTTTTTCGGAATATTTGATAAGATCTTTTCCTTCAAACAGAACCTCACCGTCTTTAATTCGGCCCGGCGGGTTAGGAATCAAACCCATGACAGCTTTTGATGTAACTGATTTTCCGGAACCGGACTCTCCTACGATTGCAAGGGTTTCACCTTTTTTCAGCTCAAAGTTAACGCCGCGAACGGCCTTGACTTCCCCGGCATAAGTATCGAAGGAGACATGTAAATTATTGACTTCAATAATGTTTTCCATTTACCTTTCTCCTCCTATCTGCGCATTCTAGGGTCTAACGCATCCCGAAGGCCGTCCCCTAATAGGTTGAAGCTGACCATGACCAAACTGATGACAACCGATGAAATTGTCATCTGATGCGGGTAAATCCTCATTGCTCTATAACCCTCATTCACCAGGGTTCCGAGGGAGGCAGTCGGAGGCTGCAGCCCAAGGCCGATAAAGCTCAGGAAGGCTTCGAAGAAAATCGCCACTGGCACGGTAAACATGGTTGTAATGATTATCGGACCAAGAGTATTCGGAATCAAGTGTTTCCAGATCAAGCGGTTGTCTGTCGCACCAAGTGTCTTTGCCGCCAGTACAAATTCCTGTTCCTTCAGCTTAAGGATCTGTCCGCGTACAATCCTGGCCATCGTTACCCATCCCGTAATAACCATCGCAAGGGTAATGGACAAGATCCCAGGATTAAGGACGAGAATAAGCAGGATTATGACGATCAGGTTAGGGATACCAACCAGAACCTCAATTATACGCTGCATCACGTTATCAATACGGCCGCCG
Protein-coding regions in this window:
- a CDS encoding ABC transporter ATP-binding protein encodes the protein MENIIEVNNLHVSFDTYAGEVKAVRGVNFELKKGETLAIVGESGSGKSVTSKAVMGLIPNPPGRIKDGEVLFEGKDLIKYSEKEMQNVRGSEMSMIFQDPMTSLNPTMTVGKQIMEGLRKHQKLGNAEAKERAVQLLRLVGIPNPETRVKQYPHQFSGGMRQRVVIAIALACNPKVLIADEPTTALDVTIQAQILDLMKDLQKKTGTSIIIITHDLGVVANAAQRVAVMYAGKIVETGTVDEIFYKPKHPYTWGLLASMPKLHTKSEELLAIPGTPPDLVDPPIGCPFAARCPYAMKVCVDNMPEYTEHSNSHKAACWLQDERAPKVEPPAEAVGGSK
- the opp3C gene encoding oligopeptide ABC transporter permease, translating into MSAEKQPITEDLFQPAEISEDKSEMISKPSLSFWQDAWMRLKKNRGAFFGLIMIVIILFMSLAGPFMNEYGVDSQDLGRTNMPPKVPVLENIGFLGLDGVDIRGVDQYEMKGVEEYFWFGTDALGRDLWTRTWEGTRISMYIAFLAATIDFLIGVAYGGISAFYGGRIDNVMQRIIEVLVGIPNLIVIILLILVLNPGILSITLAMVITGWVTMARIVRGQILKLKEQEFVLAAKTLGATDNRLIWKHLIPNTLGPIIITTMFTVPVAIFFEAFLSFIGLGLQPPTASLGTLVNEGYRAMRIYPHQMTISSVVISLVMVSFNLLGDGLRDALDPRMRR